In Nicotiana tabacum cultivar K326 chromosome 21, ASM71507v2, whole genome shotgun sequence, one DNA window encodes the following:
- the LOC107804662 gene encoding uncharacterized protein LOC107804662, whose amino-acid sequence MGLKYNHYSTKSIASNKFLSLRTSTILTTTLFIASLVYLFSPSRNSQEPHLLDHQGGLFRGDLRDAKFPWNKLSFGPNSEKLKLAVFSKTWPIGADPGGMERHAFTLYTALAARGHDIHIFTVPSDRKFHKDIHVGNLHVYFAANNHGSLNCSLAFDIFDQENRARPFDYVHTESVTLPHWRARFVPNVAVTWHGIWYEIMHSKLFQELFEDHNGQLSSGPMTELQEAMPKLVDEIKFFSSYTHHICISNSAGEVLVNIYQLPQRYVHVILNGIDETKFVHDPISGSDFRQKIGIPSNISLVLGVAGRLVRDKGHPLLHEAFSFIAKRHPGVFLIVAGSGPWGKRYAELGQNVKVLGALEPSELSKFYNSLDVFVNPTLRPQGLDLTLIEAMHCGKPVLTPNYPSITRTVVLNEDFGYTFSPNVGSFIEALESAIKDGTAVLQKKGMLCKSYALSMFTASKMALAYERFFLCMKNTRYCQYPLPTDF is encoded by the coding sequence ATGGGTTTGAAGTACAACCATTATTCCACCAAATCCATTGCTTCTAATAAGTTTCTTTCTTTAAGAACTTCAACTATTCTCACAACAACTCTCTTCATTGCTTCTCTTGTCTACTTATTTTCCCCTTCAAGAAATTCACAAGAGCCACACTTGTTGGACCATCAGGGAGGTCTATTTCGTGGCGATTTACGTGACGCAAAATTTCCATGGAATAAGCTTTCATTTGGACCAAATTCTGAGAAACTAAAATTAGCAGTTTTTTCAAAAACATGGCCAATTGGAGCAGATCCTGGAGGCATGGAACGACACGCGTTTACGTTATACACTGCCCTTGCTGCCAGAGGACATGATATTCATATTTTCACTGTGCCATCTGATAGGAAATTTCATAAAGATATTCATGTTGGTAACCTTCATGTCTATTTTGCAGCTAATAATCATGGCTCACTCAATTGTTCTTTAGCTTTTGATATATTTGATCAAGAAAATAGGGCTAGACCTTTTGATTATGTGCACACTGAGAGTGTGACATTGCCTCATTGGCGCGCGAGatttgtgcctaatgtggcagtaACATGGCATGGAATTTGGTATGAGATTATGCACTCAAAGCTATTTCAAGAACTCTTTGAAGACCACAATGGACAATTATCATCAGGGCCTATGACTGAACTTCAAGAAGCAATGCCAAAACTTGTCGATGAAATTAAGTTCTTTTCGAGCTATACTCATCATATATGCATAAGCAATAGTGCAGGGGAAGTTCTAGTAAACATTTATCAACTCCCTCAAAGATATGTACATGTTATACTCAATGGAATTGATGAGACTAAGTTTGTACATGACCCTATATCCGGATCAGATTTTCGCCAAAAAATTGGGATCCCATCAAATATTAGCTTGGTTTTAGGAGTTGCTGGAAGATTGGTAAGGGACAAGGGACACCCACTTCTCCATGAGGCGTTTTCGTTCATAGCCAAGCGCCATCCGGGAGTTTTTCTGATAGTGGCAGGGTCAGGTCCGTGGGGAAAAAGGTACGCGGAATTAGGTCAAAATGTGAAGGTTTTAGGTGCATTAGAGCCCTCCGAACTATCAAAATTTTACAATTCACTTGATGTGTTTGTGAACCCAACTTTGAGGCCTCAGGGACTAGATCTTACATTAATAGAAGCTATGCATTGTGGAAAACCAGTTTTGACACCAAACTACCCAAGTATAACAAGAACTGTGGTGTTAAATGAAGATTTTGGTTACACATTTTCACCAAATGTAGGCTCATTTATAGAAGCATTGGAGTCTGCAATTAAAGATGGTACAGCAGTTTTGCAAAAGAAAGGAATGCTTTGCAAGTCATATGCACTTTCAATGTTCACAGCTAGCAAAATGGCATTGGCTTATGAGAGGTTCTTTCTTTGTATGAAAAACACTAGATATTGTCAATACCCTCTTCCCACAGATTTCTAA